The DNA region TCATGTCGGAGCAGTAGCCCCCGTACACGCAGCCAAAGTCCATGGTCACAAACTCCCCGGACTGAATGGGCCGGTCGGTGGGTACCGCATGGGGCATGGACCCGTTGGGCCCACTGGCCACAATGGGGTCAAAGGACATCTTTTCCGCCCCGAAGCAGAGCATATGGTACTGAAGCCGGGCAGCGATTTCCTTTTCCGTCACCCCGGGCCGAATCTCCGTGAGGATCTGCTCCAGAGCCTTTTCCGCTATGCGCTGGGCCTGCTCCATCCGCTCCAGCTCCTCCGGGTCTTTCCGGGCCCGCAGAGCGTGCAGCAGGGCCGAGGCCGGCACCAGCTCCGCCTGCAGATTTTTCCGGTAGCGCTCATGGTCCGCCACGGTCATGGTCTCGTCCTCAAAGCCGATGCGCTTGGCTCCGGAAAGCTCCAGTGCCTCGTTGAGCCAGGCTATGTAGCCCTTGTCGCTTTCCGTCATGCCGATGGCCGCGTCCGAAACCTGCCGCTCCGCCGCCTCAATGTAGCGGCTGTCGGTAAAGTAAAAGTTACCCTTTGTGGTCACCAGGGCCACGCCGTCGCTGCCCATAGAGGCAAAGCCGCTGGCGTAAAATCGGTTATGCTCCCCCGTGAGCAAAACGCCGTCCAGCCCTGCCCCGGGCAGAGCCTCTGCGATTTTTTTGAAATGATTCATGCCCTTACTTCCTTTCTTTACACCGGGCCTTAAAGGGCTTCTGCAAGCCGTGGAGTATATGGTTCCACATCCCTTTCGGCCCGCCCATAGGCTCCACCATCACCGCCAGCACGCCGCTGCGGTTGGCCCCTAATACATCGGTGAGGAGCTTATCGCCCAGCATGGCGGTCTGCTGCGGCGTGACCCCGGCCTTTTCCATGGCCGCCCGAAATCCCTTGGATGAGGGCTTCCCGGCGTGTCCCACATAGTCAATGCCCAGATCCCGGCAAAACCGCTCCACCCGCACGGGGCTGCGGTTATTGGAGAGGATCATCACCCGGATACCCGCCTCTCCCATGGCCGCCAGCCACCGGTGCAGGGCCTCGTCCGGTCCCGGCACATATTTGGGCGCCAGGGTATAGTCCAGGTCGCACAGCAGCAGACGGATACCCCGCTCCCGGAGCATCTCCGGCGTCAGGCTTCCGTACCCGGGCAGCAGCATTTGCGGGATCAGGGAAAAGGACATATCCCATCGGCTCCTCTCATACAATAAATTAAAGTTGATTTTACCATTTTTCAAGCGGTAATGCAAGGGGGCACCACAATGGAACTGTATTTAGCCACCGACGGTCAGCGTCTGCAAACAGCCCTGCAAAGCACGGCTCAGCTTGCCCACATGAGCTATCGCATCGGTCCGGAGGGGACGCTGCTGTCCTCTCCCCTGCCCCCGGCCCTCCGGGGTGGCCTGCTGATGCTCTCGGATGAAGGCGGGCAGTACCCGGATGCGCCGCAGAGCCTGTGCCGGGCCCTGACCCGGGAGTGTCTGCACCGGCGCTACGCCGGGGTCATCGTGGACGGCACACCCCCGGAGAGCTTCTGCCGGGCCTTGGATGAGGCCCTGACCGGACAGGGCCGAAGGCTGTTTTTGCCCGAGGCGGCAGCGGAGCTTGCCCCCCACGCCCTGGCGGTGGTGTGTACGGCCCTGACCTCCGGCTCCCTGACCCAGCGGCTCACCCGGGCCGCAGAGCGTTGGGGTCCGGAGCGCTTGGCCCTGGATCTCCAGCGGATGATGGCGGACTTTCCCCTCTCCGGCCCCGGGGGTGGCATACCCCTCACCGTGTCTCGGCTCCGGGAGCTGGCCCAAGGTCGGGCCACCTATTTCAGCCGCCCCCTCTGTGCCCGCTATTTTACCTACCGGGACGGCGGCGACACCCGCTTCGTCCTCTTTGACGACGGCCAAACTCTGAAAAGCAAGGTGGAGGAGGCGGAGAAGCTGGGCATCGGCTTCGGCTTTTTCATGCTCCCGGAGGTGGAGGATTTGCTTACGGTGCTGTTTGCCCCGCAAGCTGCACCGTAAGTGTCCCCTTTTCTTCACCGAATCGGCACCGTTTTCTTCACCGAATCGGCACCGTTTGTCACCAAAAATACAGCCGAAAATTTAGTTTTTCAGGTCATAAAAAAACATGGTTTCGCATTACGGCGAAACCATGTTTTTTACGATTCTTTTTGCGGCAGAGATCAATAATATCTCTTGTTTCTGTTCTTGCGGGCCGCCTCGGACTTCTTGCGGCGCTTGACGCTGGGGCTCTCATAGCACTCGCGCTTACGCACCTCCGCCAGGACGCCGGCCTTCGCGCAGCTTCTCTTGAAACGCTTCAGAGCGCTGTCCAGGCTCTCGCCTTCCTTGACATGAACTTCGGACATCTATTTTCCCTCCCTCCGATGCACCCGGCTTCATCCAGGGTGCTCTTTAAGAGCCATTAACATGACTAACGGCTGTATTATACCCGGAACGGGATGGATTGTCAAGATGTTTTTATATAAAAGGCGAAATAGGGAGAATAAAAGCAAAAACCAGAATATTCGGAATATTATAGAAAAAGGGACGGCCTTGGCCGTCCCTTCAGTGTGTCAAAAAAGCCTCGCAGAGTTTGCCGCCCGCAGGCGGCAAAGAAATAAAATCATTTTCTCTCGCGACATGTGCGTGAGAGAAAATACCGCTCGGGCTGCCAGTGTGGAATTTGTCCGTCACAGACGGGCAAATTATGCGCGCAGCAGACCGCAAACCTTTTGTCGGAAATACCCGGAGGGTTTTTCGACAGTCTTAAAGGGACGGCCGGGGCCGTCCCTTTTGTGAGTTTACTTGGCGGGCTTGACGATCAAATTGACCAGTTTGTTCTTTACCAGGATGGTCTTGACCACCGTCATGCCTTCGGTGGATTTTTTCACTTTTTCCAGCTCCATAGCGGCGGCAACCACGGTCTGCTCGTCGGAGTCGGTGGGGACCACTACGGTGCCCTTGAGCTTGCCGTTTACCTGCACGGCCATTTCGGCGGTGGCATCGATGGTCTTGCTCTCATCGTAGCCGGGCCAAGGCATCTGCATACACATCTTGCCGTACTTTTGAGCGTAACCCATGAGCTCCCACATCTCCTCCACCATATGGGGAGCGAAGGGGCTCAGGAGCTTCAGCAGTGCCTCCAGGTCACCCTTGGAAAGACCCTTGGCATAGAAATCATTGACCAGGGCCATGAGGGCGGCGATGGCGGTGTTCATCTTCAGCTCGTCAATATCGTTTGTGACCTTTTTGATGGTCTTATGGACGGCGGCCATGTTCTGCTGGGAAATCTCAGGATCGTCCGTGACCCTATCCATCAGATTCCAGCAGCGATCCAAAAAGCGCTTGCTGCCCTTGACGGCCTCATCGGACCAGGAGGCGGTCTTTTCAAAGTCGCCGATGAACATGATATAAAGCCGCATGGTATCCGCACCGTAGGCCTTAATAACATCATCGGGATTGACCACATTGCCCAGAGACTTGGACATCTTCACCGCCGGACGCTCGGCCTGGGCGCCGTATTTCTCCCGCAGGGCCTGCTTCTCCTCCTCGGTCTTGGCGTTGCCCACATAGTGGGGGTTCTTACCCAGGATCATGCCGTGGCTGGTGCGCTTGGCATAGGGTTCCTTGGTGTGAACCACGCCGATGTCATAGAGGAACTTATGCCAGAAGCGGGAGTAGAGCAGGTGCAGCGTGGTATGCTCCATGCCGCCGTTATACCAGTCCACGGGGCCCCAGTACTCCTCGGCCTCCTTGCCCACCAGCTCCTTATCATTGTGGGGGTCCATATAGCGCAGGAAGTACCAGCTGGAGCCGGCCCACTGGGGCATGGTGTCGGTCTCGCGCTTGGCGGGGCCGCCGCAGCAGGGGCAGGTGGTATTGACCCAGTCGGTCATCTTGCTCAGGGGGCTTTCGCCGTCGTCGGTGGGCTCATAGCTCTCCACCTTGGGCAGCACCAGGGGCAGATCACTCTCGGGGATGGCCACCCAGCCGCACTTCTCGCAGTTGACCAGGGGGATGGGCTCGCCCCAATAGCGCTGGCGGGAGAACACCCAGTCACGGAGCTTGAAATTTACCTTTTCCTTGCCCCAGCCCTGCTCCACGGCGTACTTCTTCATGGCGGGGATGGCTTCCTTCACGGTCATGCCGTTGAGGAAACCGGAGTTGACCATGATGGCCTTATCGTCCTTGGCCACGAAGGCTTCCTTGGTCACATCGCCGCCCTTGACCACCTCCACGATGGGCAGACCGAACTTCTTGGCGAAGTCCCAGTCGCGCTGGTCGTGACCGGGCACGCCCATGACGATGCCGGTGCCGTAGCCCATGAGGACATAGTCGGACACGAACATGGGCAGCACGCCGCCGGTGACGGGGTTGATAACCTGCACACCCTCCAGGCGCACGCCGGTCTTGTCCTTATTCAGCTCCCCGCGCTCAAAGTCGGACTTGCGGGCAGCGGCAGCCTGATACTCCTCCACCTCGGCCCAGTTGGCGATCTGATCCTTCCACTTCTTCAGCAGGGGATGCTCGGGGGAAATGACCATATAAGTCGTACCGAAAAGGGTATCGGCACGGGTGGTGTAGACAGTGACATCATCGCCCATATTGGTCTTGAAGGTGACCTCGGTACCGGTGGAGCGGCCGATCCAGTTCTTCTGCTGGATCTTCACACGCTCGATGAAATCCAGATCGTCCAGATCGTCGATGAGGCGGTCGGCGTACTTGGTGATACGGAGCATCCACTGGCTCTTTTCCTTGCGGACCACCTCGCTGCCGCAGCGCTCGCACACGCCCTCCACCACTTCCTCATTGGCCAGGACGCACTTGCAGCTGGTACACCAGTTCACGGGCATGGTGGTCTTATAGGCCAGGCCGTGCTTAAAAAGCTGCAGGAAGATCCACTGGGTCCACTTATAATACTGGGGGTCGGTGGTGTCTACGCAGCGGTCCCAATCGAAGCCGTAGCCCAGCATCTTAAGCTGGCGGGTGAAGTTCTTGATGTTTTCCTGGGTGACCACGGCGGGGTGAACATGGTTTTTGATGGCGAAGTTCTCCGTGGGCAGGCCGAAGGCATCGAAGCCGATGGGGAAGAGGACATTATAGCCCTCCATGCGCTTTTTGCGGGTGACTACATCCAGCGCCGTGAAGGGGCGGGGATGACCCACATGGAGGCCCGCCGCGGAGGGGTAAGGGAACTCGATGAGGCCGTAAAACTTTTTACGGGTCTTGTCGCCGGTGACGGCGCGATAGGGCTTGGTTTTTTCCCAATTGTCCTGCCATTTTTTCTCAATGGCCGCAAAATCGTACTGCATACTGTTTCTCCTTTATCTGAATATCATTTTGCACATAATAAAACACCCCGGACCGCATGAAGCGGTCAGGGGCGTGAAAAAACGCTATACCACCCTGATTCGGCTGCGGATCGCTCCGCCGCCCTCAGCAGCTCCTCCTGCAAGGAGCGTCCTCTGTAACGGGAGGACCCGTCCTGCCCTACCCCAACGGAGGCTCAGGCAGGCAACTCCGAGGCCAGTACGGCAAGGCTCCCCCATCGGCTCGCACCGGCCGCCGACTCTCTTTGGGTGGGACTGTCCCCGCCTTTTCCCCATCGCTGTCTTTTGCTTGATGATGAAAAACTTACAGATATTTTAGGATTATTTTTCGGATTTGTCAAGTGTTTGTTTTTTAGTTGGACGGGGATGCGGATTGCGAAGCCGGTGTGCGCACCGACTTCGCAATGACAGAGTTTTTGTAAGGGGCACGGTAGAGCGGGCGGACAGGGTCGTCCGCCCCTACGGGTGGGTTGCAAGTAGTGTGGTAGGGCGGGACGATGTGGGGAGCGAACTGAGCGCTGCCGGTGGCAGAAGCAGCGAAGTGAGCGAGTGGCCGCGGTCAAAATTTCCAGCGTCCGCCGTAAGGCAGCGCAGAAATTTTGGGCACCGCAACAGGATCATCGTCCCCTACGCACCGTTTACCGACAGTATTTCGTAGGGTGCGATGCCCAGCGCCGCACGGTAGACATAGGGGGTCAGCCCGTTCGGACGGGCAGCACAAGCGCGGAACGCGTTGCGGTGGGCAGGCGCAGGGACAGTGCGAAAGCACGGGACAGGTTTGCACCGTTTAATTCGCGGGGGCAAAAGGTCCCGATGTTCACCGCACCACGCCCGCGCAAGGAATCCAAAACCATTGGTTTTGGCGGCGTTCTTTGGGTACTTTCTGTCGCTGGTGACAGAAAGTACCCCCGCCGGAGGCATTTATAGGCAGAAGGGGTGTGCTGGAAGGAATCCCCCAGTCACGGCTTTGCCGTGGCCTTGGGGACGGGAGTTACGGATTGCCGCGGGCGCTGCGCGCCCTCGCAATGACAAGGGTTTTGCAAGGAGTGCGGGTGCATTATTGATGGTGCGCCGGGTGGGCAACCGCAAGGGTCGCCCCAGCGGAAAATACGGGTGATTTTTCGGGATTTATTAAGGGGGCTTATTGCTGGGATAAGCCCGGATGGGGCGGTTGTGTAAAGAGTCTATAAATCCATGGGGAACAGTGGAAAATTCAGCATCTTTTTCTCTTGCTTTTTTCGGCGTTTTTCGGCAAAATAAGGTGCAGTATCTTTATTTTTATTAGGAGGATAGACAGGATGAAGCAGCTGCAGGATCGGATCCGTCGGGAGGGCCGCGTGCTGCCCGGCAATATCGTGAAGGTAGACGGGTTTTTGAATCATCGGGTGGACACAGCGCTGCTGGGCCAGATCGCCGACGAGTTCGCCCGTGTTTTTGACACGGAAAACATCACCCTGGTGCTGACGGCGGAGGCCAGCGGCATCGCCTTGGCCACCGTGTGCGCGGAGAAATACGGCGTTCCCATGATTTTTGCCAAGAAGGCCAAGAGCGACAACATCGAGGGCGGCCTGTATCAGAGCGAGATCTTCTCCTATACCTATAAGAAAAAAGTGACCCTGCTGGTGGCCCAGGAGTGGCTCAAGCCCGAGGATAAGGTCCTCATCATCGACGACTTTATGGCCAAGGGCTACGCCGTACACGGCCTTATCGACATCGTGGAAAAGGCCGGGGCTCAGCTCATGGGCATCGGTATCGCCGTGGAAAAGGGCTTCCAGCACGGAGGCGATGATCTGCGGGAAAAGGGCTACAATATCCATTCTCTGGCCATCATCGACAAGGCCGAGCCCGGGCACATCGTGTTCAGGGGGGAAGAGGAATGAAAAAGGTTCTGATTTTGGACTTCGGCGGGCAGTACAATCTGCTGGTGGCCCGCCGGGTACGCGAGTGCGGCGTGTACTGCGAGCTGAAATCCTTTCGCATTTCCATGGACGAGGTGCGCTCCTTTCAGCCGGATGCACTGATTTTTACCGGAGGACCTGCCACGGTATTTGAAGAGGGCGCCCCCACGGTGGATGCAGGGCTGTTTTCCATGGGTATTCCGGTTTTGGGCATCTGCTACGGAATGCAGCTTATGATGCACCTTTTGGGCGGCCAGTGCCGCAAGGCCATCACCCGGGAATACGGCAAAACGGAGCTGACGGTGAACACCGCCTCTCCCCTGTTTGCAGGGGTGCCGGAGAAGGCCGTTTACTGGATGAGCCACGGGGTGGAGGTGGAGACCGCCGCGCCGGGCTTCACGGCCATTGCCCACAGTGACGGCTGCCGCCACGCTGCGGTGGAGTGCCGGGAGAAGAAGCTCTACGGCGTGCAGTTCCACCCGGAGGTGGTACACACAGAGTACGGCACGAAGATCCTGGAGAATTTCCTCTACGGCATCTGCGGCTTCAGCCGGGAGTGGACCATGGAGTCCTATGTGGAGACCGCCCTCCGGGAGTGCCGGGAGAAAATTGGCGACAAGCGTGTGCTGCTGGCCCTCTCCGGCGGCGTGGACAGCGCCGTGGCCGCCGCCCTGCTGCAAAGAGCTGTAGGCGACCGCTTAACCTGCATTTTCGTGGACCACGGCCTGCTGCGGCTGAACGAGGGCGACGAAGTGGAGCGGGTGATGAAGGGCGAATTCCATGTGGATGTGCGGCGGGTAAACGCCCAGGACCTGTTCCTGTCTAAGCTGGCCGGGGTGACAGAGCCCGAGCGCAAGCGGAAGATCATCGGCGAGGAATTTATCCGGGTCTTTGAGGCCGAGGCCAAGAAGATCGGCAAGGTGGATTTCCTGGCACAGGGGACCATTTATCCCGATGTGGTGGAAAGTGGTCTGGGCGGCGAGAGCACCGTGGTGAAGAGCCACCACAATGTGGGCGGGCTGCCGGACTGTGTGGATTTCGAGGAGATCATCGAGCCGCTGCGCAGGCTCTTTAAAGACGAGGTGCGGCAGCTGGGACTTACCCTGGGTCTGCCGGAGAGCCTGGTGTGGCGTCAGCCCTTCCCGGGGCCGGGTCTGGCCATCCGTATTATCGGGGAGATCACCCGGGAGAAGCTGGATATTCTGCGCAAGGCCGACGCTATCTTCCGGGAGGAGATGGCCCTGGCGGGTCTGGACCGCACCGCCAACCAGTATTTTGCCGCCCTGACCAATATGCGCTCCGTGGGCATTATGGGCGACGAGCGGACCTACGACTATGCTATCGCCCTGCGGTCGGTGCAGACCCAGGACTTTATGACCGCCACCTGGTCAAGGCTTCCCTACGAGCTGCTGGACAAGGTCAGCGGACGGATCGTGGGCGAGGTGCCCCACATCAACCGGGTGCTGTACGATGTGACCTCTAAGCCCCCGGCGACGGTGGAGTGGGAGTAATCGCCACTTACCCGAAAACCCTTTATTTTCAAGGGTTTTCGGGTTTCTTTTTTGCTCCGGGTACATGAAAGGTACACGGCGGGTACACGAAAAATTTATGCGAAAGCCTCCAAGCGGTCTGCAACTTCCCCGTGTTTTGTCGGGTACAGGTGGGAATAAATCTCCAAAGTTGTCGTTACGCTCTCATGCCCGAGGCGTTCGCTGATCAGCAGCGGTGCAAAACCGAGTTCAATCAGCAAGCTGGCGTGGCTGTGACGAAGATCGTGCACCCGTATCTCCCGGAGTCCGGTCTTCTTGCAGCCCCTTTCCATTTCGTGCTTCAAATAATGCTTTGTTACTTCAAACAGTCTATCTGACGGATCGTAGCCGTACAATCTGTCGGCATAATCCTTTACCAAATCGCAAACGAATTGCGGCAAGGTAATTTTGCGATTGCTTTTTGGCGTCTTTGGGTCAAGGAATAAGTCCTCGCCGTCTATACGCGCATAGTTTTTTGTAATGGAAACCGTCCGTTCCTCAAAGTCGAAATCGTTCAGGGTCAAAGCTAGCATTTCTCCGGATCGCATTCCTGTCCAGTAAAGCAGATTAAAGATGACCTTGGACTGCAGCTTATCACTGACAGCATCAATAAAAATCTTGAATTCGTCCGCTGTCCAGATCTGTTCCAAGCCAGAATTCTTTTTACCGATAGTTCCGCTTTTTTGTACCGGATTGCTGCCGAGGCCGTAATACTTGACTGCAAAATTGAAAATCGCAGACAACTGGCTGTTCAGAGTTCTCAGATAGGTTGGCTTATAATTCTTCTGATTGTTCATCAGCTCGGTTTGCCAGCGACGCACATTCATCGGCTGGATCTCATTGACTTTCAAATTCTTGAAATACGGCATAATATGTACCGCAATGATGTCCTCTTTCCCTTTGTAGGTAGTCGGTCTGATTCTGGCTTTGCAGTCATCCATATAGATCTCTACCATATCACTAAAAAGCATATCGCAGGAATTTGATGTCTTGCTCAGAAAATCCAGTTCATACTGCTTGGCCTCTTTTTGCAGGCGAAAACCTTTCTTCTTTTTCTGCTTTTTGGTGCCTGTCCAATCTGTGTAAACAAATTTACAGTACCATAACCCTGTCTTTTCGTCTTTGTAGGTCGGCAATGATTTCACCTCCGATCTGTAAAAGTTTCATCGCCCGGATACGGTTTCCCTCGTCACTTACAGGTAGGTATTCTCGTAAAAATATTTGGCAGATACCTTGCCCGCCACAGTCAGCTTTCCGGCTTTTTCCAGTTCACTGTTAAGCCGCTTGATAATGCGGTATGCCGTACTGCGGGAAACACCGAGTAATTCGGCAACATCCGTTGCTGTCAAGTATCTTTTGCTCGTCTGTAATGCTGTCGGTTTGTATTCCGCCATGTTTTCCTCCTTTCTGACAGCCTGCAGCAATGGAGTATCCTTGCGATATTGTCATTATACTACTTTTCGCAAAAGATCCCGTGTGGGGCTGTCCGCATATATTTATATTTAGTTTGTGTTCAAATTAAAAACGCCTGTCCGCCGGGCCATTTCCTGCGCCCATTTCAGCCGCGTATTGGCAGGCTGCCGCTATACGGCAATTCTTCTGTGGGCACGCTCCGAATCGATCATCGTGGCATACTGTCCGCAGATCCTGTATAACTCCCGCCGGAAGGATATTCGGTTTTCAAGGTGCATAAGCGGATAGAGCTTCTTCCTCTATCCGTTCACTAATAAACACGGGGGTATACCCGCCTTTTCTGCAATCAAAATTCAAAAAAGCGAAATTTCCTTTTCCGTATTGCCACCCGCATAACTATATATAGTTTCTAAATTCTTGACAAACACGATATATTGTGCTATACTTCTTCTGTAATTGATTTTTGTGCGTTGTCCGTAAGGACCAGCAGTACGCTTCTGCATTGCACATATCGTTAAGTTTGCAGTATGTCAGTAGTATAACTGTGCCGTGAGGCCGGTTATGTACTGGCATTTTTTATTTTTTAAGGATATTTATATCCTCTGCGAGAATGACACCTGTTCGTAATTCATTACGGACATGAATGCCTGAAAAGGCATCGGCTGTTGTTCTCGCTTTTTTTATGCCCAAAAAGCCTTCGTGCTTTTGGAATACATTTTTAGAAAGGCGGAAATCGAATGAAAAGACGAACCCATCGGCACTCGCACAGAAGAGTGTCCAGACCTGCTGTGTTCAAGCAGCAGGTAAAAAGAAAGGAGGCAAGAAAGCTTGCAAAGTACCCGCTGAAAACGGTATATGTCTCTCGCACAAGGCTTTATCAGCCTCAGAATCGAGGTGCATAATATGCCGAACACAACGAGTACCTACGAACCGCTGGTTTTGGTTGACACGGCAGATCTGCCGGAGGAGGAATGGCTGGAATATCGCCGCAGAGGAATCGGCGGAAGTGACGCCGCTGCCATTTTAGGTGTGTCCCCATTTGCGACCGCCCGCGACCTCTACTACGACAAACTCAAAGTCGTATCGTATGAGGACGGCGAAAGCAACTGGGTGCAAAAGAAGGTCGGGCATTTGCTTGAGGATCTGGTCGCTGAGATTTTCCATGTGAAAACAGGTTTTGAGATCTATCAGGTGAAGAAGATGTTTTATCACCCGGTCTACACCTATATGCTGGCAGACATTGATTACTTCATCCGATTGCCAAACGGCAAAACGGCGATCCTTGAGATCAAGACCACAAACTACAACGCCAAGGATCATTGGTGGTGCGACGGACAGGAGATCGTTCC from Vescimonas fastidiosa includes:
- a CDS encoding M24 family metallopeptidase; amino-acid sequence: MNHFKKIAEALPGAGLDGVLLTGEHNRFYASGFASMGSDGVALVTTKGNFYFTDSRYIEAAERQVSDAAIGMTESDKGYIAWLNEALELSGAKRIGFEDETMTVADHERYRKNLQAELVPASALLHALRARKDPEELERMEQAQRIAEKALEQILTEIRPGVTEKEIAARLQYHMLCFGAEKMSFDPIVASGPNGSMPHAVPTDRPIQSGEFVTMDFGCVYGGYCSDMTRTVCVGRPTEEMERVYETVLKAQLAGIAAARAGVTGAEIDGAAREVIRRAGYGDYFGHSFGHSVGVEIHEGPNASPGNHEPMPAGAVVSAEPGIYLPGRFGVRIEDVIVLEEGGCRDITKADKALLCL
- a CDS encoding helix-turn-helix transcriptional regulator — encoded protein: MAEYKPTALQTSKRYLTATDVAELLGVSRSTAYRIIKRLNSELEKAGKLTVAGKVSAKYFYENTYL
- the guaA gene encoding glutamine-hydrolyzing GMP synthase, whose product is MKKVLILDFGGQYNLLVARRVRECGVYCELKSFRISMDEVRSFQPDALIFTGGPATVFEEGAPTVDAGLFSMGIPVLGICYGMQLMMHLLGGQCRKAITREYGKTELTVNTASPLFAGVPEKAVYWMSHGVEVETAAPGFTAIAHSDGCRHAAVECREKKLYGVQFHPEVVHTEYGTKILENFLYGICGFSREWTMESYVETALRECREKIGDKRVLLALSGGVDSAVAAALLQRAVGDRLTCIFVDHGLLRLNEGDEVERVMKGEFHVDVRRVNAQDLFLSKLAGVTEPERKRKIIGEEFIRVFEAEAKKIGKVDFLAQGTIYPDVVESGLGGESTVVKSHHNVGGLPDCVDFEEIIEPLRRLFKDEVRQLGLTLGLPESLVWRQPFPGPGLAIRIIGEITREKLDILRKADAIFREEMALAGLDRTANQYFAALTNMRSVGIMGDERTYDYAIALRSVQTQDFMTATWSRLPYELLDKVSGRIVGEVPHINRVLYDVTSKPPATVEWE
- a CDS encoding xanthine phosphoribosyltransferase, encoding MKQLQDRIRREGRVLPGNIVKVDGFLNHRVDTALLGQIADEFARVFDTENITLVLTAEASGIALATVCAEKYGVPMIFAKKAKSDNIEGGLYQSEIFSYTYKKKVTLLVAQEWLKPEDKVLIIDDFMAKGYAVHGLIDIVEKAGAQLMGIGIAVEKGFQHGGDDLREKGYNIHSLAIIDKAEPGHIVFRGEEE
- a CDS encoding YqeG family HAD IIIA-type phosphatase; the encoded protein is MSFSLIPQMLLPGYGSLTPEMLRERGIRLLLCDLDYTLAPKYVPGPDEALHRWLAAMGEAGIRVMILSNNRSPVRVERFCRDLGIDYVGHAGKPSSKGFRAAMEKAGVTPQQTAMLGDKLLTDVLGANRSGVLAVMVEPMGGPKGMWNHILHGLQKPFKARCKERK
- the leuS gene encoding leucine--tRNA ligase; its protein translation is MQYDFAAIEKKWQDNWEKTKPYRAVTGDKTRKKFYGLIEFPYPSAAGLHVGHPRPFTALDVVTRKKRMEGYNVLFPIGFDAFGLPTENFAIKNHVHPAVVTQENIKNFTRQLKMLGYGFDWDRCVDTTDPQYYKWTQWIFLQLFKHGLAYKTTMPVNWCTSCKCVLANEEVVEGVCERCGSEVVRKEKSQWMLRITKYADRLIDDLDDLDFIERVKIQQKNWIGRSTGTEVTFKTNMGDDVTVYTTRADTLFGTTYMVISPEHPLLKKWKDQIANWAEVEEYQAAAARKSDFERGELNKDKTGVRLEGVQVINPVTGGVLPMFVSDYVLMGYGTGIVMGVPGHDQRDWDFAKKFGLPIVEVVKGGDVTKEAFVAKDDKAIMVNSGFLNGMTVKEAIPAMKKYAVEQGWGKEKVNFKLRDWVFSRQRYWGEPIPLVNCEKCGWVAIPESDLPLVLPKVESYEPTDDGESPLSKMTDWVNTTCPCCGGPAKRETDTMPQWAGSSWYFLRYMDPHNDKELVGKEAEEYWGPVDWYNGGMEHTTLHLLYSRFWHKFLYDIGVVHTKEPYAKRTSHGMILGKNPHYVGNAKTEEEKQALREKYGAQAERPAVKMSKSLGNVVNPDDVIKAYGADTMRLYIMFIGDFEKTASWSDEAVKGSKRFLDRCWNLMDRVTDDPEISQQNMAAVHKTIKKVTNDIDELKMNTAIAALMALVNDFYAKGLSKGDLEALLKLLSPFAPHMVEEMWELMGYAQKYGKMCMQMPWPGYDESKTIDATAEMAVQVNGKLKGTVVVPTDSDEQTVVAAAMELEKVKKSTEGMTVVKTILVKNKLVNLIVKPAK
- the rpsU gene encoding 30S ribosomal protein S21, whose protein sequence is MSEVHVKEGESLDSALKRFKRSCAKAGVLAEVRKRECYESPSVKRRKKSEAARKNRNKRYY
- a CDS encoding site-specific integrase, yielding MPTYKDEKTGLWYCKFVYTDWTGTKKQKKKKGFRLQKEAKQYELDFLSKTSNSCDMLFSDMVEIYMDDCKARIRPTTYKGKEDIIAVHIMPYFKNLKVNEIQPMNVRRWQTELMNNQKNYKPTYLRTLNSQLSAIFNFAVKYYGLGSNPVQKSGTIGKKNSGLEQIWTADEFKIFIDAVSDKLQSKVIFNLLYWTGMRSGEMLALTLNDFDFEERTVSITKNYARIDGEDLFLDPKTPKSNRKITLPQFVCDLVKDYADRLYGYDPSDRLFEVTKHYLKHEMERGCKKTGLREIRVHDLRHSHASLLIELGFAPLLISERLGHESVTTTLEIYSHLYPTKHGEVADRLEAFA